The following DNA comes from Methanothermus fervidus DSM 2088.
TTTTATCTTTTTCTAAAAGTTTGTTTATCATTTCAGCCAAAATTTCAACATTTTCTATATCTACACCAGAATCTGGTTCATCTAACATTATAAATTCTGGGTTTTGTGCTAGAAGCTGCAATATTTCAGATCTTTTCATTTCTCCTCCTGAAAATCCTAAATTTACATCTCTACTAAGGAAATCTTTATTAAATTTTAATTTTGTTGCAAATCTATATATTTTTGGATCTAATTTTTCATCTAAAGAACAACCACTTTCTATTTTTAATAAATCAATAAGGCGCACTCCTCTTATTGCTGGTGGATTTTGAAATGCCACTCCTATTCCCATTTTAGCTCGTTCTGTAGTATTTAAATTGGTAATATCTTTGCCTTTAAACAATATTTCTCCTCTAACTACTTTATATTCTGGAAAACCAAGAATTGTTAAAAATAAAGTACTCTTTCCTGCTCCGTTTGGTCCAAGTAAAACATGAGTCTCTCCCTTACCTATATAAAGATCTACACCATTCAATATTCTTTTACCATTGACCTCTACCACAAGATCATTAATTTCGAGAAGCAATTTAGATCCTCCTATAAAATTCATTTAAATTCATCAATCAATACCTTCTCAAATAATTTTAGACATCTTTTTATTCCATGAGCTTGTCTTTCCAAAATTTTTTTGGGTTCTGAAAATCTTAAATCTGCATGAACACCAGAATCTGTTATTATTTCAGATTTATTTGTTACAATTGCTATACCACCTCTACCAACGCCTGCTGTAGTGCCTATCCCTATATCCGCATTAGTGATTCTTTTAATGGATTTAGCCATCTTAAGAGCCATTTTTTTGTCTGATTTTTCATTGTAAACTTTTATATCTCCTAAAACATGGTCAGGTGTCAATGGCTTAATTTTAAGAATTGTTTTTAATCCAGAAATCGTTGGAATAAACAATGCTGCAACTAAAGATATTTTATAGTCTTCTCTCTTTATACTCCAATCATAGTTGAGAGGATATCCTTGTGCAAATGCATGTATTTCCCTGCCAATTTTTCCATGTGTGAAACATTCTGCTGTTGCTACCCTAATCATCTAACTTCTTCCTCAAAAGTTTTAAAATATTGGCTGTAATAACATTTGCAATTCTATCAAGGACATATGGAGTTATTGGTTCCCAATCTTTTATTAATTTACCTGTACCTACAAGAATATGATTTTTCTTAATTCCTTCATTTCTTAAACCTAAAACTATTGGATTCTCTGGAGCATCTTCTATATTGAATACTTTAATTTCTTCTTCCCCAATTCCAAAGACACCCATTGTACTTATTGTATATGCACCTATTTCATGAGCTTTTTTTATGATTTTAGCTGTGATGGGTATGGTATTACCTCCTGCAATAGTAATACACACAACATCTCCATCTATAATTTCTAGATTATCCTTTGACACATAACAAGGCATGGTTTCAATTTTCTTAGAACATGGTAATCTTTTTAGGAATTCTGTTTTATATTCTCCAATTTTACCTCCTAACATCCTAAATATAAAATCTTCTTCAGAAATTTTTTGACCATCTATTGCTTTTATTATTACAGGTCCGCCTCTATGTACTTCTATTAAATTTAAAGCTATTCTAATACCTAACCTACCTAACCCAACAATAGTTACTTTACCTTTTGGATTTTTAAGTTTTTCAAGCTCTGAAATATTCATAATATGTCCCATTTTATTGGTTTGTCAGCTATATCTACTTCAATTCCTAAATTTGAAATAATTTTAGCAAGTTTGTATAGCCCTGGAAGTTCTGTGAAATAATGAGTGGCATCAATTAAAGTTAAATTTAGGTGATATGCTAAAACCATTGTTTTATAAATTAAATCACCTGAGAGATAAACATCTGCATTCTTTTCATATGCTTTTTTAACAAGACGTTCATTGCTTAAACCAAAGCCTGAAACAATTGCCACATATTCTACAATTAAATTTTTATCAAAATTAACAACTTTAACATTATCTATTGATAATTTTTCTTTGATAAGTTTTATAAATTCTGGTAAAGAAACAGCTTTTATTTTGCAAAGTCTTCCTATTCCACTATCCTCATCCAAAACATCCTTTATTTCCATATTTAATGTTTCTGCAAGAGCATCACAAGCTCCGCCTTTTACCACATCCCAATTAGAATGTATAACATAAGCAGGTATTTCTGGCTTAGACAAAGGTGGATGATGAAGAATCAGAAGATCATATTTGTTTAATTTTTTTGTTGGGACATAATCCATTGAAACCAAAACTTTTTTTACTTCTAAATTTTCAAGATCTTTACCAATAAAACCAATTTTATCCCCATCAACTGCAAGATTTTTTGGAACAATTTCTTCTATTTTTTTAAATAATTCTTTGGCCTTCATTTTATCTCAATAACTTTAGATTTTATTTTTTTAATAAATTTTTCAATTACTTTATCGCAAGATACTGGCCTCAAAGAAGACACAATAAGCGCATGTTTTTTTAATTTTTTCATGAATTTGGTGAAGTTATTTTCTTTAAATAACATTCCCTCATAAAATTCAAATGGTGACATGCAATAAAGTACGCCTTCAACATCAAAAAAATAATTCATAACATTTTTTAAAACCTCAATTGTGAGTGTCATTGTTCCAGAAGTTTTACTTTGTAGTCCATAAGTATAAAGAAAAGCCTTGTATTTGGCATTGATACTATCTATCAATCTTTTTTTACTGCCGATTTTTCTTATTGTTTTATCACTTCCGTCTGATCGTGGATCCTCAATTATAAATGCTTTTGTATAAAATTTATTTAGATTTTCTATGCCACCAATACCAGTAGTGTCTATAATTAGATCCCATTTCTTCCTTAATCCATCTAAACCAATCTTAAATTCTATATTTTTTTCTACTAAATTTATAACCTGAGGATGGATATCAACTAAAGTAATCTCTGTATTTAAATTATTGGCTAAAAAAGAACCAGTAATGTATCCACCAATTATCAGACAATTTTTTGGTTTTAATTTTTTTTCTTTGAGCCACTTTATCACTGCTTTAGTTTTAACTTCACCAATATATTTTATTATATCATGAAATGTGTATTCAGAATAATATGTTTTTACTGTTGGTGTTATACCATTTTCAACTTTCATGTTTTTCATTGAGTCCTATTCTTTTTAATGCAGTAGTCATTTCATCTTTTACAGCTTTTTCAACACTTTTTTTGTGAATTATATGTGGTGGAGATAACGCTGCACTTAATATTCTACCTTTTGAATCCATGATAACTAACATTGAACCTGAACCAGGAACACCAAGCCTTCCTCTAGCAATAACTAAATCGCAGTCAACGATATCTAATGCCATTAATGCTTTACTTATTGCTGGTGTTCTATTTAGATCACATGCATCTGTGTAGAATTTAAGATGTTTTGCTTTTTGAATTCCAAATTTCTCTAATACTTCATTTATAGCTTTTACTTTCTCTTTTGTTTTATTTGGAACAACTATATTTTTTGCATTAAGAATATATTTTTGAATTTCCTTTACTTCTTTAATTTTATCTCCCTGTCTCCTGCCTTCCACAGATTCAACATATGCTTTTTTTATTAATTTTTCCATAGTCATGCGCATCTAACATGTAACTTCAGTTCAGGTTTTAAATGTAATTCTTTAATAACACGTATTACGTCATCTAAATTTCCAACCTCTGGTGATCCTACACCTTTAACATCATGAGGATAGTTATTGGGGATAACTGTGGCTAAATTGTCAGCACCTGCCATAAGTGAATATTTAACATTTTCTGGTCCGATAGTAGGAGTAGGTACAGTTATTCTTATTTCCGGGTACATCAACCTAGTTATCGCAATAGTTTTCATTTGTTCATGTAAAGGACAAGGAGGATGATTTTCCATAGGTGTTCCTTTATATGGATTGAAACCCATGATTGGTATTTCTCCTAAAGTTTTAAAGGTTTTTAAAAATTTTAAATGCATTAACCTATCATAATATGATTCACCAATGCCTATCAATAATCCTGAAGAAAGTTCAATATTGGCTTCTGATACTAGTTTACATACTTTAATTCTATCCTCAAGGTTTTCACCAGGCTTTAAATCTTTAAATAACTTCCTGTTTATAGTTTCCAAATTACAACAAATAGTGTCGGTATCATATTTTTTCAATTTTAAAATTGTTTCCTTATTAAGATCTGAACCAACATTTATCAATAATTCAAGTGACGTGTTTTCCTTGACAATTTTGGCTGCCTTGACAGCCTGGGAACCACCATAACCATGTGCACCTGAACAGCTAACTCTTGGAATTCCTGATTTCTCTATTTTTTTTGCTGCTTCCAATATTTCATCATCAGTTTTATGAAATGGATGATAATAACCTTCTGGTGAAGTTCCTGCAGCGAAACCACAATATTTACATTTTGGAGAAATCTGACATATATTTGTGATGTGAATTGTTGAAGTTAATTTGATTGAATCCTTATATCTATCTCTAAGCTCAGAAGCAGTGTACATCAGTTCCTTGAAATCATTAGAATTCTTAATTTTAAACAATTTTAAAATTTCACAATCACTCAATTTTTTTTCTTTTAAAGCTTTTTTTAAAATGCTCTTAATCATCATCTTAGCATCACGGCTTTAAAAAATTATTCTGTTATTATTATGAATTCACCGACTTTTTCGACCCTGTGGAATGGAATGTAAAGATAATCTCCCCTTCTTTTTGCCCCTCTCAAATTTACGTTCTTTTTATCTTTTTCAACTTTAACAACAATGTCTGTTATTTTACCGGTTTTATCATTTATTATAATTTCTTCAAGGTCTCCAAGAATTCGAGCATTATTTGTGGCTACTCTATAGCCCCTAATTTCACTCCAAATTTTTTCTTCACTTTTAATTTTTGTTTTTTCCACCATTAAAACCACCAAATTTTTTGAGAAATTCAAGATCTTCAGGAGTATTGATATTCAATGCAAGTTCCAAAAGTGGAAGTTCTAACTTTTTTTCATCTTGTTTTTTATTTACAGCTTTTAATAAATTTAACCCTATTGGTATTTGTTCAGTGTTATATGGAGGGGGAATTAGCCCATATTTTTTGTAAATACTTCGTGGTACAACAACGGTTAAAGCCGGTTTATCACTTTTTTCATAAATATCTATGATCATGTTTATTGTTTTGGGTTTTACCAATGGCAAATCAGCGTTTATTACAAGTAATGTATCTCTTTTTGGAATCTTTGTAATTACATATCTTAAATCATTTACATAACCCTTTCCAGGTGTCACTATTACTCTATATCCTCTTTTTTTTATGTATTCTGTAGTTTTAGGTGTATGGACACTTGTTGCAACTATTATTTCCTTTACTCTATCAACTTTTTCTAAACATTCTATCACATGTTGTATCATTGGTTTACCATTTATATTTATGAGGGGCTTTTCTTTGAAAGATTTAAGAGATTTAAGGCGTGTTCCTTTACCGCCAGCCATCACTAAAGCCTTTAAAAATTTTAGCTAAACCCCCTCCAGATTGTTTCTTTTTATGATATTTTAATCTTTCTGCAAGTATACATCTATCTCCACGATTACCTCCTATTGGTATACGTGGTGTCCCTAAAGAATTCATACATCTAGCCATCATGGCAGCTCCAAGTGCTAAACCATCAGAAACAAATACACAATCTTCAAAATAATCGTTAACATATTCAAGAATTAATTCAGGTTTTTTACCTGTTATACCAGCCCTACCTGTTACTCCCAAAACTGAGCCATCTTCAATTATGTCTTCATTAACAGCTTCTTCCACTAATCTTTTAGCTATTAGTGCACTTACATAATCAATTGTTCCAAATAAAAGCTCTAAACCATCATTTTCATAAATTTCTTTTCCAAGTTCTGATAGTTTATGGAATTTGCTTCCATTTTTTCCTACATCACACCCGATAAGAACTGTTCCAGCATTTTCTGCAGCTTTTGGGTCTACAGGTACAGTACCAAATCTACTTCTACTTTTTGGAACTTTTCTTATGTCTATATATTTGTGGACTTCTTCTGCATATTCTTGTGCTTTTTCTGCATCATATTTACCTTTTGTAGCTTTTACATCTAATACTGCACCTAGTTTTTTATCAACAAGATTAGTACCCTTTATTATGGCATCTGGTATTGCACCAGCCAATCCACAGAAATTTCCAACAGTTTTAGCATATGGTTTTTCACTATTTACAATTCTCCCAGCTAGTGTAGTACCAAAATCCATTGATACACAAGGATTACGAAAATCAACGTCAGTCCATTTGGCACCAAGCTTTATTCCAGCAGTTACAAGTTCTCCTTCCATTTCATTTGCAACCACTTCTCTACCAGTAGGAGGAAGTACTCCAGCTACTGCACCATCAAATGCTATCTTATCTAACAAACTATAATCTTGAAATTCTTTAGGTAAATTTTCCAATGATAATGCAGGTGTCATTCTTGCTGGAGGAATGCCTGCCTTTAAACAACCCTCTGCCAATGCTTTTATCATTTTTCCAACTTCTTCTGGAGATGCAAAACCAGCTGTGACACCTGTAGATCTCACTACAAAGTGAATATCTTTTTTTATGTCTAATTTAGCTCTTTTTGCAGATTCATGTATAGTATCCTTGACCAAATCTGCCACAGATTCTTTTGTAAGTTCAACACCCCAAATTGTTTTCCCAAAAACCTTTTCACCGGGTTTTGGAGGTCTAACGTCCCGTGTCATTTTAACAGTTTTATCTAATAAATACGTTCTACTTGTTCTGAGGTTTGTAGCTGTTATTATGCATTTGGTCGTTGTGTTTCCTAACTCTACTGATGCAACAATGTAATGTACATCTGGCTCCATTGAATATCCAGAACCAACAGTTTTTTTAATAAAAGAAGTAGATTTTATTTCTTCTATTGTTTTATATTTACTTTTTGCCATAATTGGTTTAGGTCCAAACAATCTTTTTAAAAATGACAAAAAATTACCTCCAAAAAACAGAAAATAAAAATTAATTAAAAAAATAAAAAAATTAGAGAAGCTTAAAGAATGGATGCTCTTCAATAGGTTCAGTGCCTATATCTTTTACAGCTTCTGCTATAAATACATCACACATAGCACATGCTGGGAATGCCATCTTAGCGTTTTCTATTGGACCATATAATACGAAATCTCCACCTGCCATCTGTTGAATTAAATTAGATCCAACGTCACATATTGGCCATGCTTCTTTATGTTCTTTCCTGTATTCTCGTAGCCAATCCCATGCAGATGGCACGTTATGAATACCACTTCCAACTGGGTATCCCCATTTACTTTTGGCAACATATGTTGTTCTTATAGCGTTTCCAGCTCCTTGACCAAGAGGTGTTACTGCAACATCCAACAATGGTTTATCAATACCACATTCTTCTGCAATTTCTAAAAGTCCTTTATCTAATGCATCTCCACCATTTTCCCATATTGCGATTTTGCCTTCAACACTAGGATCCATTGCATTAAATCCAAGGACAATTGATGCTGATACATCAGTTTCTTTTAGTGCATCAAATTCTTTTTCTTCTCCTGACATGTTAATTGAATTATAAATAGCGCGATCTGCTACTCCTATTTCATCTACATACTTTGCACCAGCTATTCTAGCATCAGCTGATGTTGAATCTATAAGAAATGGTACGTCTGTGACATCTGCAACAAATTCTAAGTATTTAACTATTGCATCTTCTGTTGCACCAAAAACTTGTACAAGATGGGGATTTCCTGTTGTGTCAGACATCTCTTCTTGGATCTTTATTAGTTCTTCTGCCTTATCCTTATCGAATACACCTTTTTTCTCATCTTCAATGATGCTATGACCACCATAAAATATAGTTCCAGCTAATACTGTTGGATATTCACCAGGTTGTCCACCAATTTTTACTCCTGCGATATCAAGAACAATTTGTTCTTTATCAAATCTAAACATGTTGATTAAACCTCCTTTAACTTTTTTAAATTCTAAGTAATAATCTCACTGCTGGAAGTGCAAAGAAAATTATTAAAATTATTATACCTAAGATAACACCATAAGCTATTCCAATGTCTCTGCCAATTTGTTGTCCTAACCTTTCAAAATATTCTCCAGCTGCAAAGTCAACTTTCTTTTCCATTTCATCAAGTCTTTCATCTATTTTATTGTATTCATCTACTGAGACTAATACACGAGGTATTGTGGTTCCTTCATCATCATTATTTGTCAATATATCATCCTCCTAAAGCTCTAAAAACGGCGACAATACCTATTAAAATTACAGCAAGTAAAATACCATAGATCAATCCAGGAATTCTTGTTTGTATTAATCCTGAAAATACTCTTCCTTCTCTTGCAATCAACTGAACCCTATAGCAAATATCATCTGTTGTTTTTTTCACGCCTTTAATATTTGGTTTATTAGATAATGATATTGCCAAGAAATACACCCCCTCAAATTAGAAGTATAAATCCTATTAAAAGTGTAAGTGCAAGACCTATACCAGTACCTTGAATTTTTCCTGCATACATTCCTGCCCACATTCTCTGTATTCCTCCGACCATCATTATTTGTGTCTGCATATCTCTAATTCTTGCTTCAATTAAAGCTGTCTCTGGTGAAATTGGATTTATTTTCTCTGCTTCCCCTTCTTCTTCCTCTTCTTCAACCTTTACTACCATTGCTTCCTCTTCAAAAGCCCCTGGATCCTTCTCTATGCATTCCTTAACCTTTTCCTTTATCTGATCAGCATCCTCAACATCTATCAAATCAACAATCTCAACCTGTTTCTGGAATCTCTCCAATGCTTCCTCTGGTAAATTCTCTATGTAAGGTATTGCTCCCTTTGCACCAATTATCTTCTTTTTATCATCAACGCCATTCTTATGTAGTGCTTTTATACTTTGTCCAGTTATATGCCCTTGAACCTCTGAACCACATAAAACTAGGAATCTTATGTTTGGATTTGAGATTATATTTGCTATTACCTTCTCTATTCCTAAATTCTCTGTCTTGCAAGGCCCAGCTATTGCAGCTCCTGCATCTATTGGTATATCTTCTATATGTGATGCTAATGTTACTGCTGCAACAGGACTTTCAGGATCTCCAACAATATAATCTCCACTAACTACTGGCCATCCTTCTGCTGGTTCTTTTTTCTCAGCCAAAATCATACACCTCCAAATTTAAGTAAAATTAAAGCGAAAACTATCAATCCAAATACAAATCCATATATCATGTTTGTAATTTTTCCCTGAGTTATATAGATACCTTCTCTTCCTGGATATGACTCTGGAGGAATTGTATTGGGATCTAAAGAATTATAAAGATTATCCACAGCCACCTCCAATTTATCCAACTCTTTATTTAAATCGTCCATTGAAAGAACAATTACATCTCTTCCAAGTGCAGTACTAATGACACCAGCTGATGGATCCAAAGCTAAATTAAATTCAGGTGCTACATGAATGAAAGGAAGCATTTCCATTTTTATACAACCTCCAAGTGTTTTATAATCTATTGTTCTTCTTCAGGCCACCAGCCTGTTCTTTGTACTATTGTGTTCTCGAATACATCCTTGACAAACATTTTCATAGATATTGCCCAGCCAACAGCTGCAACTAGTGAAATTAGCCACCAATATGGATTCTTTATTATGGAGAGTATGCCTACAATTGCCATCATTGCAAATCCTGCTGCTAATGCACATTTCAATGTTCTGTATTGATCTTCATTTGGACCTAAGCAGGCATTAAATGGATGTTGAATTGCCATTGCACACATAAAGTATAAGGCAGGCATATAACCTGTGAGAAGTGTTGGATTAAGTAATCCTGACCCTGTCATTAAATAACTACCTGCTATAGCTGATGAAAATGCTAAAACAGATAACACACTAGCTCCAGCTAACTCTGTCGTACATTGTACAAATATAGGTATTTCCATTTTTATGAAAACTCTACCTACAATTCCAGAAACTGCACCTATGATTAATGCAATTATTAAAGCTGCAATAGGTGCTAATAATGAAGGTATCGCTTTAGATAGTAGTGGAACTGAGACACCCATTATAGTTGATAATAAACCTACCGCACCTAACATTGCTCCAATTGATGGTACTCCAGTACCTAATCCGTAACTTGCAACCCTTCTTACTGCATCGGCACCCCAGAAAATTGCACATACACCACCAAGACCTGCAATTACAGGACCAACCACTGGAATACCTGAAAGATAAATTCCTATTAAACCACCTATTGTTCCAAAAGCTATCAAACGAATAGGTGGTATTTCTACCTCAGCCACTTTAGTAGGCGCACCATGTCCACCAGTAGCGGGTGCTACCATTAAAATGCACCTCCTTTAGCAATTATTAGTGTTAATATAGCTATCACAAATGATACTATTAAACTACCTACAATTCCACGAGGTAAACGGTGTATTTTAGGATCCCAAAGTCCTTCTGTTGTACCTCCAATGTTATAGGATGCTAAAACTGCATTAACAAAGAACATTCCAAGAGCATATGCCACAGCAATTGCTTTAGCACCAAGATCTCCAAAATATGGTATTGTCACTAAAGCATGATATAATGCCCAATATACTAATGCTCCACCAACTCCACCAAGGAAAGCTCCCATGGCTCCACTTATGTAAGCTGATGTAGGTGCTCCATGTCCTTCTGTACCTGGTGTAACATATTTCTCTTGATTCCAACCAGTAATTGGATCTTTTTTTCTCTTAGCAATTGTTGGCACTGATCCAATACCATACACAAGACAAATGTTTGTGAAAAGTCCTGTCAACGTAATCATGACTGATGCACCAATGCCTCCTGCAAGTAGAATCATCCAGAGAGGTTTTTTCAATGCCATTCCTGCAACAATTAAACCTGTCATTGATGCACCAGCTGCAAGTTGGGTTGTACCTGTTGGTATTCCTGAAGATGTTGCCATTGCTCCTGATGCTCCACCAACAGGTACTAAATGAACTCCAGCAAAAACAGACATTCCACCTAGAGTTAAAGCTGCAACCAAAGTTATAGGATCTATCAATTTACTCCCTCCTGTATGGTCCATACTTTTCTCTTGCATGTTTTTCTAATCTATTATTTATTACTATCAACAATATTACGAAAAGAAATGCTGCAAGTATACTCCATTTTTCAAACACTATATCGAACCAAAATGTGAAAAGCACTATTAATCCAAATGCCATTCCTGTTATAGGAGATCCATATTTAACTGTGAAATTACCTACTTCCATAGGACTTCTAGCTCCAAGCACTCCCTTTCTTGTTATATCTCCATGACTAGCTACTGGTATTCCTCCTCCAAATTTTTTATGTACGAACTCCGCTTCTGCTCCATAGTATACATCGCCAACTGCTGAACCTATTGCACCTATAGTCATTCCCCATATCATCCCAATGACAGGTATTGGGAATGGATGTGCAAATCCCTTTACAGGTAAAGTCATTAAGTATGCTACTCCAGTTATACAGAAAAATACTATAAATGCATGTCCAGCTATTGGTCCTAAGTTCTCTGTTAACATATCTAAAAATACTGGTTGATTAAAAGTAGCTGATCCAGATACTCTACCTAAATATGCAGTTGTTGAATATGCTAACCATATAAGTGTTGTAATTGCTGCACCTATTGCCAGTGCAATAACTGCAGGAAGATGTAGATATAACATTGCAACTGTTATTGCCCCAGATACTCCACAAAATGTACCATATGCAAATGGTTCTCCAGCTATTGCCTTATTAAAAAATCTATGTAAATTACCCATCTGCGGTGCTAACTGTACTTGTGAATTTGGGTTACTTTGTGATCCTATATTGGTCTCTACATCCTCAATTGTTTGTCCTATAATTGCAGAAGCTGTTGTAAGTGCCAAAATACCTAAACTAGCCACTGCGGGGTCCATATCATTCCTCCTTTTAACTTTATTAACTAAGTTATTACTTACTAATTCTTTAAAAAGTTTTCGGAAAAAATAGAAAAGAAAAAATCAAAAAATTTTGAATTATGTTAAGAATTTATTTACCAGCAGGCCTTATTAAGTCTCTTTCACCCTCTGGCTCAAATTCACGTAATGCTCCTTTAGCAAATTCGCCACGTGGATTTGTCCAATCGAATGGTAGATTGTCATCTGCAAATGCAACTTTAACCAATGGATTTAGACAATAGGCATCTCCTCTTGCAATATGTGCTGCCTGAACTATACCTGCATATTCTCCTAGATGACCAACATTCATTGCATAGTTTGGATAGTTAGGTCCACGTAGTTCAGCTGGTAATCCTTCATCACTTCTAATTGAATATGTGTTTGCAGCTCCACATTGGTCTTGTAAGTCATAGCCATAGAATCCTAGTCTTGCATGACATTCTTTATGTAGTATTTGTGATAAGTACCAACCACTTAATCCTGCTTGAGCATTGCCTGCTGCAAAGGCTGTTGAACATCCAGATGCAGCTGCAGCAATCGCTGCTCTTTGTGAACCTCCAAAGTGATCTTCCATTAATGTTGGATATTCTTCATATTGTTCAAGACTGTAAAGTGTAACTTCGGTTGCTACATCAAGTATTGTGTCGAAATCATGTGGTGCCTCTGCTAGTCCACCATATTTGTCTTCTACGTATTCTTTACCATAGTATGTGAAATCATCAAGTATGTTGTCGGTATACGATGCTGTAGCATATTGTGTGAATCCTACTCCACCTGACATGTAAGATCCTAGCCATATTTGGTCATATAGCATTGCTCCAGAAGCTACTACATCTAATGCCACTCTCACAGGGTCTTCATAATGTACTCTGCTACTCTGGACAATGTCTGCTAGAAATCCAAATGGTACTCCTCCTGGTTCATTTTCACCTCTAGCTCTTCTAACAGGTAGAAATGTACCTAAATGTATAACTTCTGCATGTTTTGCAGCATATGCGAAATCTGCCGTTGCAGCTTCTCCAGCAGCTTGTTTATATGCAGAAATCATTGACATTCCTATTTGCATTGCTGACCATCTTGATGTAGTTGCACCATCACAAGTTCTAGAAACTATTGTTGGAATTCTAACTGCTTGCCATATAGAATCTCCAATAGCTTTTTTCAATTGCTCAGCTTGGTGTTCTGGGAACTGTTTGTTTATATCTATTAAATAACAGGATTCTATTTCATCTGCTAATTCATCGTTACCTGTAAATACTT
Coding sequences within:
- a CDS encoding tetrahydromethanopterin S-methyltransferase, subunit A (COGs: COG4063 Tetrahydromethanopterin S-methyltransferase subunit A~InterPro IPR005778: IPR013340~KEGG: mth:MTH1159 tetrahydromethanopterin S-methyltransferase subunit A~PFAM: Tetrahydromethanopterin S-methyltransferase subunit A domain protein~PRIAM: Tetrahydromethanopterin S-methyltransferase~SPTR: P80184 Tetrahydromethanopterin S-methyltransferase subunit A~TIGRFAM: tetrahydromethanopterin S-methyltransferase, subunit A~PFAM: Tetrahydromethanopterin S-methyltransferase, subunit A~TIGRFAM: N5-methyltetrahydromethanopterin:coenzyme M methyltransferase subunit A); its protein translation is MAEKKEPAEGWPVVSGDYIVGDPESPVAAVTLASHIEDIPIDAGAAIAGPCKTENLGIEKVIANIISNPNIRFLVLCGSEVQGHITGQSIKALHKNGVDDKKKIIGAKGAIPYIENLPEEALERFQKQVEIVDLIDVEDADQIKEKVKECIEKDPGAFEEEAMVVKVEEEEEEGEAEKINPISPETALIEARIRDMQTQIMMVGGIQRMWAGMYAGKIQGTGIGLALTLLIGFILLI
- a CDS encoding tetrahydromethanopterin S-methyltransferase, subunit B (COGs: COG4062 Tetrahydromethanopterin S-methyltransferase subunit B~InterPro IPR008690~KEGG: mth:MTH1160 tetrahydromethanopterin S-methyltransferase subunit B~PFAM: Tetrahydromethanopterin S-methyltransferase subunit B~SPTR: O27228 Tetrahydromethanopterin S-methyltransferase subunit B~PFAM: Tetrahydromethanopterin S-methyltransferase subunit B), translated to MEMLPFIHVAPEFNLALDPSAGVISTALGRDVIVLSMDDLNKELDKLEVAVDNLYNSLDPNTIPPESYPGREGIYITQGKITNMIYGFVFGLIVFALILLKFGGV
- a CDS encoding tetrahydromethanopterin S-methyltransferase, subunit C (COGs: COG4061 Tetrahydromethanopterin S-methyltransferase subunit C~InterPro IPR005865~KEGG: mth:MTH1161 tetrahydromethanopterin S-methyltransferase subunit C~PFAM: Tetrahydromethanopterin S-methyltransferase subunit C~PRIAM: Tetrahydromethanopterin S-methyltransferase~SPTR: P80185 Tetrahydromethanopterin S-methyltransferase subunit C~TIGRFAM: tetrahydromethanopterin S-methyltransferase, subunit C~PFAM: Tetrahydromethanopterin S-methyltransferase, subunit C~TIGRFAM: N5-methyltetrahydromethanopterin:coenzyme M methyltransferase subunit C), which codes for MVAPATGGHGAPTKVAEVEIPPIRLIAFGTIGGLIGIYLSGIPVVGPVIAGLGGVCAIFWGADAVRRVASYGLGTGVPSIGAMLGAVGLLSTIMGVSVPLLSKAIPSLLAPIAALIIALIIGAVSGIVGRVFIKMEIPIFVQCTTELAGASVLSVLAFSSAIAGSYLMTGSGLLNPTLLTGYMPALYFMCAMAIQHPFNACLGPNEDQYRTLKCALAAGFAMMAIVGILSIIKNPYWWLISLVAAVGWAISMKMFVKDVFENTIVQRTGWWPEEEQ